In Coffea eugenioides isolate CCC68of chromosome 4, Ceug_1.0, whole genome shotgun sequence, the genomic stretch TTTCATCCATAATATGTTAGAGCTGTGTAGTTTGAATTGAAAAAGTATAGTGATCTTTGACTGTTGAGCAGAATCAGAAAACCTCAAAGCTttagagaaaacaaaaaagcaaaaatTCCGTATGCTATAAACGTGTACTTCTGAAAGATAAATATCTGACTTACACTATCAAGCAATATGTTTGAGGGCTCAAAGAATTGGTAGAAACCTTGCCTCCTTCCTTTTTGGGTAAAGAAACCATATAGCTCTGATGCATGCAAGAAAGCCAGACCTCGTGCTGCTCCGATTAAAATCTCAAATCTTATGTTCCATGGAAGTGGCTGAACTGCAGAGTCCCCTGAAGAAATCAAAGAACCGAAGTGAATTATTTGAACTGCAGATCATTTCCCACTACAGATGCTATCAAATATGTAAAAAGCATAACTAGAATCTTCTTACTTCTGAAGAGGTGATTCTCCAAGCTGCCCTTTTGCATAAACTCATATACAAGTAGCAGCTCGTTATTCTTGCTGCAGTATCCAAGGAGCTTCGTGACATTAGGATGAGACAGCCTTCCAAGCGTGTTCAAGACAGACTGCAAGATAATAACGTGAAACTAAGATTTGATGCAACTAGAATAGTATCAACCTTGAGGCCACTAAATTTCTTCTATGATCACAACTGGGAGGACTTATCGTAATGTACCTACTAAAATGTTGCTCAAGTTTATGCCTCAAAAGGGCCAATAGTAAATTATTTCAGGAGAGATGGTCCCAAGCTTTAGAGACAGAAAAATGTATGCATCAGCTTTTTCAGAATGAGAAAAAGCCTGTCAGAAACGAATTGAAAGGAATTCCATTTGAGTATGTGCTCCCTTGAAACATATGGTACTCTATTCCATGTAATGGATAGGGTCGAAAAACCACACTGAGTCTCTGTTGGAATCTTGAATATGGCAATATTTGTACAAATCAAAATATGTCTCTCTGCCATCAATCGGTACTAGTTAAAGTAATGAAAATTCCCCTATTTGTTTGATGAGAAATGCGAAAACGAAAAAGGATACAAAAAAAGATCCCCCATCCTATTAAATCACAGGTCCAATCTGAATTACCTTCCATTTTCCAAATCCTAGCGTTTCTTTAGAATCCAGTTTCTTAACAGCAATTACCGATGGGGTGTCACTGTTTGACTTGTTATCAAGCCACCCTTGGTATACTCTCCCATGTTCACCTCTTCCCAGTACCGTATCCTCTGCAAAATCTCTAGTAGCAACCATGAGTTCTGAATAAGTGAAAATCTTTAAATTTGGGTGGGCCAAAATCTCCCCCCTTTGATAAGACTTCTCAGCTTCCACAAATCTGTTGTTCTCAGGTGATGTTCCGCTGCCTGAAATTTTGCATTGGTGGATGCAACTTAAGTTGATAACATGTCACCTCAAACTAATACTCAGTAAACTAAAGTTACACAAATATGTTACAATAGAGTTGTACCTAAAaatcagagagagagagacattTTAGTTCCAGCTATTTGTATTCGACAATAGACCAAAATAGGAAGAAACAGAAGTTGAAAAGGAACAGGTGGGTTTTTTCCACCAGTTACCTTCttattaaaaataaacagcaaGAAGGTAGCTTCAAATTATCAGCTAAAGAAGAATCTTGAAACAGAAGTTGAAAAAGGAAGTGTTAAAATATCAGAATAACTGAACCTTCTCATGTTCCTTGTGGTCTGATGATTCCCCAATTTCAATTGTTCAACAGTTCACCAATTAAAACATCAGCTTCAAACTTGTACTGACAAACTTGTTACTTGTCAGTACAAGTTTATATTGCATAAATTGATCTACCGCTGGATTAAAACTTGAGTGAACTATGAATTTGGTCGATGTTGAAGAGCATAATTAAATTTCTCTCcatcaaaattaaagaaaacagcCTTATAATGACGTTTATGAAGTAACTAATGAGGTTAGCAGTTAGCAGAGGAAGTGAGAAACTTTCATACATAGAAACAATATCTCCAACTCTAACTCAGTATAGACCCACCTGTTATTTCAGATCCATCAAGTGTTTTTGTCATTGTCAGACCTGGATTTTCAGAAATGGTCAAACTTGGTCTTTTAGCATGTTTTAAAGCTATCAGAACCTGTGGCATTTGAGGTCGCTTAGAAGGCTTTGGACTGAGGCAGGCCTTGGCAACAAAAGCAACTGCCCAAACTTGCGTTGAAACATTCTTTTCTACGATTAAAGACGAGTCCAAAATGTCTAAAACAAGTTTCTTATTGGATGGACTGATGTAAGGCAGAGTATTTGCAATCAAATCCTCCATACTGGAGTTATCGGAAGTATCCTTAACCAGTTTGCCAGTAACTAGTTCAAGCAGAAGCTTTCCAAAGCAATAAACGTCATAGGCACGAGTTCCATCAGATGCACCTAGCCCTTCCAGGAACATTTTAAGGAAGAAAGTTAGTGTAAATTTTTGGACTCAGTTGTAGGTCTGAAAAGAACTCCAAAAGTAATAATTAGtgataaaacagaaaatttggGAGCACTAAGGATGATATCACAAAACGAGATCAATGTAGTTGCTCTATTGACTATCATACAACattgaaaagaaaggaagtatATGACTAGATAGCCAAAATTTCGAGCTTTCAGTAGCCCAGAACAGTAGATTATCAAGTGAACTCGCTCTATTATTTGCAATTATCCTAATGAAACTGTCCTGCTGATTGGTAGTACTATCAAATTGTCAAGGCACCGAATTTGTGAAGCATGATGCTGGCTAAGGCATTGGTGGGTAAAAATGTGAAGGTTTGGCAAAATATGGTTTTCGCTACCCTATATACTTCACTGACTAGTGCTTAATGTGGCTATAATGCAAATGTGTGTATTTCTCTCAGTAAATTAATCACTAATGACTTCGAGGATCTCTCTGAAAGCAGCAGCATCCACTACTTCAAGAAGGACAACACATCAAGAGCATAAAACAGCATCCAGGGAGAATTAACGTAGATTAAGTTCACATACCAGAAGTGCCTTGTTCAGATCCCCTGTGCAGAAAAAAGACAGCAAGTTGCAAACTCGGTCAGAAGAAGGCAGAAACTGGGAAGAAAAAATGCGAATAGCTTCATTGTTGTGGATGATAGCCTTAAAAGCCACTTTTGACAAGAGAATCTAGTCTCAGTTTCATATGTTAATTTCAAGAGCACCTAAAACCTCAAGCCTTGGTTGATTTTCAATCACACTGAAAGAGTTCAAATAATCAATTTTGGTGAAACAAAAGCAGATGCTAGGAATCACAGTCCAGAAATTTAGTCAGATCATGTACAGACATTGATGAATATGCTTCTGTCTTACAGAAATGAGCAACTACCAACTTAAGCTCTCTAGTCGAGAAAAGATTTACTGATATGGATTATGAGGAGTTGAATGTAAATGCTTACTTTGACAACCGTAGGAACCTGGCAATCGTGTTCGGACTGGTTCTGTCTTTTTCTTCAGAACATACTTGAGTAAGGCTTCCTAACCGGACCTCAAAGTTATCATCAAGAAGTATACTGCTAGCTTGAATATCTCTTTAACAAAGACAGATGATAATAAAAACCATAATTGCTAAGTAAACAAAAATCTCAATATGGCAAAAATAAGAATAAGTTAAAGAAACTAGTAACAATGTAGGCATCATTTGCTAGCTAATGCTAGTTCTAATGAATAGGGGCTACCTGTGAACAAGGGGCGGATGACAATGATTGTGTAGGTAGCACAGACCTTCGGCAGCTCCAATTGCAATCTTCAACCTCTTTATCCAATCCAACGACGTTAAATCTTCGTGATGTTCTGGAGCAGTTTTTTTATAGTACAAGGAAAACAGATCCTTAAATGGCATGTACTTGTAAACAAGGAACCCCTCTTTCATGTTCTCAAAACAGTGCCCCAGGAAAGGGACCAATCTAGAATGTGAAACCTTGCCAAGAACTTCCACTTCTGATATAAACGCCAGCTCCCTCTTGACTGAGCTTGAAATCTCAATCTTCTTAACCACCACCTGAATCCCATCTTCAAAAACACCGTAAAAGAGATCCCCCGAGTGTCCACGCTTGATGAGATTGGACTCGTTCAAGTTCCCAGTGGCTCGAAGAATTTGTTCATAACTAAATGAATCCCCGACCGAAATGATGGGAAAATTGAAATCACTGAATCTAAAGGAGGACGAGGGGGAAGATGACACAGATGCTGCTAAGGAAAGGTCACTTGGGGTCCTTAGAGCGCTGAGTCTCAACTGCTCTCTGCGGATTGTGGCATCTACAAGTCTTTCCCAGTTGTCGTAAATTCTAGCCATCTATAATCATCATCTACTCCACTAATATTAAACCAATATCATATACATGCTAGTACAACTGTATATACATTGTTGATCCAATCCAGAAACGATCATAAGCATCCCACAGGCACTGATGGATTCTCTTATTTGGAAAAGGGAAGGTACATAAATGTAGTGGACAGATACGAGAAGTGGGAATGTTAATTGGTACAAATTATTGATTCATCATTGCTCTGATCTTATGCATAGTACTTTAGTATTGGCATAATATTGGATTCTCAGGTTGAAGGCGTTGACTGATGTGTTAGTTTTGGAATGCTCACCTTAGGAATTTTCGTGGACGTTTCATCTACattttccattcattttttttttgtgaatgcCTACTTGAAGCCCATAAAgcaaagggataattgcagaaactcccctgagatttctgatacttgcactgacctcccctgaacttactaatcctttgcaaattcagtccaaatgattaaaatattattttagggagtgaaaatagaattttgtaccagatttgccttttgtgctacatgtccaatgaatgacaaaatactacaaatcaattaataattaataaactttaaggggtgtagtttataggcaaatacgcattactcatttaaagtaCCTGCTCT encodes the following:
- the LOC113768283 gene encoding probable LRR receptor-like serine/threonine-protein kinase At2g16250 isoform X3, yielding MARIYDNWERLVDATIRREQLRLSALRTPSDLSLAASVSSSPSSSFRFSDFNFPIISVGDSFSYEQILRATGNLNESNLIKRGHSGDLFYGVFEDGIQVVVKKIEISSSVKRELAFISEVEVLGKVSHSRLVPFLGHCFENMKEGFLVYKYMPFKDLFSLYYKKTAPEHHEDLTSLDWIKRLKIAIGAAEGLCYLHNHCHPPLVHRDIQASSILLDDNFEVRLGSLTQVCSEEKDRTSPNTIARFLRLSKGSEQGTSGLGASDGTRAYDVYCFGKLLLELVTGKLVKDTSDNSSMEDLIANTLPYISPSNKKLVLDILDSSLIVEKNVSTQVWAVAFVAKACLSPKPSKRPQMPQVLIALKHAKRPSLTISENPGLTMTKTLDGSEITGSGTSPENNRFVEAEKSYQRGEILAHPNLKIFTYSELMVATRDFAEDTVLGRGEHGRVYQGWLDNKSNSDTPSVIAVKKLDSKETLGFGKWKSVLNTLGRLSHPNVTKLLGYCSKNNELLLVYEFMQKGSLENHLFRRDSAVQPLPWNIRFEILIGAARGLAFLHASELYGFFTQKGRRQGFYQFFEPSNILLDSDVMFIALLNVVRYQETICCL
- the LOC113768283 gene encoding receptor like protein kinase S.2-like isoform X1; protein product: MARIYDNWERLVDATIRREQLRLSALRTPSDLSLAASVSSSPSSSFRFSDFNFPIISVGDSFSYEQILRATGNLNESNLIKRGHSGDLFYGVFEDGIQVVVKKIEISSSVKRELAFISEVEVLGKVSHSRLVPFLGHCFENMKEGFLVYKYMPFKDLFSLYYKKTAPEHHEDLTSLDWIKRLKIAIGAAEGLCYLHNHCHPPLVHRDIQASSILLDDNFEVRLGSLTQVCSEEKDRTSPNTIARFLRLSKGSEQGTSGLGASDGTRAYDVYCFGKLLLELVTGKLVKDTSDNSSMEDLIANTLPYISPSNKKLVLDILDSSLIVEKNVSTQVWAVAFVAKACLSPKPSKRPQMPQVLIALKHAKRPSLTISENPGLTMTKTLDGSEITGSGTSPENNRFVEAEKSYQRGEILAHPNLKIFTYSELMVATRDFAEDTVLGRGEHGRVYQGWLDNKSNSDTPSVIAVKKLDSKETLGFGKWKSVLNTLGRLSHPNVTKLLGYCSKNNELLLVYEFMQKGSLENHLFRRDSAVQPLPWNIRFEILIGAARGLAFLHASELYGFFTQKGRRQGFYQFFEPSNILLDSSYNAKISGFTVANVYPPEVVDGKHPFFYVTGRYVYCAPECSPLSGDYLLSVKNDVYGFGVVLIEMLTGLSAKSKYGLVHSAKSEFTAKGNLENLMDPLLEGKYPSKAALQMAYLAIRCLQNSPEARPSMKNVVEALEHI
- the LOC113768283 gene encoding probable serine/threonine-protein kinase PIX13 isoform X4; this translates as MARIYDNWERLVDATIRREQLRLSALRTPSDLSLAASVSSSPSSSFRFSDFNFPIISVGDSFSYEQILRATGNLNESNLIKRGHSGDLFYGVFEDGIQVVVKKIEISSSVKRELAFISEVEVLGKVSHSRLVPFLGHCFENMKEGFLVYKYMPFKDLFSLYYKKTAPEHHEDLTSLDWIKRLKIAIGAAEGLCYLHNHCHPPLVHRDIQASSILLDDNFEVRLGSLTQVCSEEKDRTSPNTIARFLRLSKGSEQGTSGSGTSPENNRFVEAEKSYQRGEILAHPNLKIFTYSELMVATRDFAEDTVLGRGEHGRVYQGWLDNKSNSDTPSVIAVKKLDSKETLGFGKWKSVLNTLGRLSHPNVTKLLGYCSKNNELLLVYEFMQKGSLENHLFRRDSAVQPLPWNIRFEILIGAARGLAFLHASELYGFFTQKGRRQGFYQFFEPSNILLDSSYNAKISGFTVANVYPPEVVDGKHPFFYVTGRYVYCAPECSPLSGDYLLSVKNDVYGFGVVLIEMLTGLSAKSKYGLVHSAKSEFTAKGNLENLMDPLLEGKYPSKAALQMAYLAIRCLQNSPEARPSMKNVVEALEHI
- the LOC113768283 gene encoding receptor like protein kinase S.2-like isoform X2; the encoded protein is MARIYDNWERLVDATIRREQLRLSALRTPSDLSLAASVSSSPSSSFRFSDFNFPIISVGDSFSYEQILRATGNLNESNLIKRGHSGDLFYGVFEDGIQVVVKKIEISSSVKRELAFISEVEVLGKVSHSRLVPFLGHCFENMKEGFLVYKYMPFKDLFSLYYKKTAPEHHEDLTSLDWIKRLKIAIGAAEGLCYLHNHCHPPLVHRDIQASSILLDDNFEVRLGSLTQVCSEEKDRTSPNTIARFLRLSKGSEQGTSGASDGTRAYDVYCFGKLLLELVTGKLVKDTSDNSSMEDLIANTLPYISPSNKKLVLDILDSSLIVEKNVSTQVWAVAFVAKACLSPKPSKRPQMPQVLIALKHAKRPSLTISENPGLTMTKTLDGSEITGSGTSPENNRFVEAEKSYQRGEILAHPNLKIFTYSELMVATRDFAEDTVLGRGEHGRVYQGWLDNKSNSDTPSVIAVKKLDSKETLGFGKWKSVLNTLGRLSHPNVTKLLGYCSKNNELLLVYEFMQKGSLENHLFRRDSAVQPLPWNIRFEILIGAARGLAFLHASELYGFFTQKGRRQGFYQFFEPSNILLDSSYNAKISGFTVANVYPPEVVDGKHPFFYVTGRYVYCAPECSPLSGDYLLSVKNDVYGFGVVLIEMLTGLSAKSKYGLVHSAKSEFTAKGNLENLMDPLLEGKYPSKAALQMAYLAIRCLQNSPEARPSMKNVVEALEHI